The nucleotide sequence TGATAACTGAAGGTAGCATCACTGGCCATCTGTGTCTCCCAGATTGGATCTCGAGCTTCGGAGGTCGCGATCAGGTGTTGTATGGCCTCAGGTATGTGCCGGTGCCTGGCACAGGTGCCTGCGCCGATCACAGCGCAACATGGTCCTGGCGACTATTAGAACTCTTCTACCTTTGGATCGCCATCTTCTATAGTACTCTCAACGTGCCCTCGCAAAATCTTGGGGTGCGCAGACATTTGGATTTCCTGTGGGACTATCTCGTGGAAGACAGCACAAACACAGACAAGGATGGAGTCGATGACAATCCGACGCACAAAGGGCGAGTCCAAATTTATAAAATGCGCTAGTCTTGGAACCTCTATATGATAAAGATAGCCCGTATCCCCACGTCACCGTCTCTGCTTATCAGCCTATCCATGGTATTAAGGACTCTATTCTGGAGAACTTGCTATCTTGATTTCAGCAATGCGAGGCCGCGCCAACCAGTCAAAAGTCGGATGAAGGATGACGATGAGTGGGAAAAACATGTCGGAAGAAGAACTCTCTTGCTATGACCTTAGGGATCTCCCAAAAGTCCTTccctgttcttcttctttcatATATAGGCCCTCAGCATGGACGTTTGTTTTGTGCCTCCCTGAATGAAAAGCAATTAGTAATCAGGCAGTCGAGGATTTATAGCTTTGAGACGCAGGCAGTTGCACCGCTTGATTTCTTCTCGCGAGTTCTTCTAAGCCGCCCGGCGCTGAACGGAAATGCGCATGAATGTGGTGGTCATGGAAAGGCGCAGAAGAAACGTGGCGCCCAGGACGACATTGAGCTGCGCCGTCATAAGACAAGGAAGGTCACCCAACAGGCAGGCAATGGCAATTGGTATTGACAGGATGTCTGTCAGGTTTTCGAGAGGACGGTTTATTCTCCATGCATCTAATGCCTATCTTATGAAATAGCTAGTTTGCACTACAGGATGTAATCATCGAGGATGGTACATGGTTCCCGAATAGCTGTCCCAGTGTATTTCAACTGCTTCCTATTTATGCATTTCTTTTCAGTGAAGAATATGTACAAATATCACGGAACCGGTCATTTCAACCCTCCCCAGCCGCAAAACCAACATCCCTTCCCGGATCCCTCATCTCCCGGCGCCGGGTTTGGCTTTGGCTTCGGCTTGGAGCCACCGTTCTCACTCTCGTCCTGCTCATTGTCCTCTTTCCCATCAttttttcctctctcttttccGTCCTTTTCTCCACCCTCCTTTCCACccacttcctcttcatccccAGGCCCCGTCACAGGGTTATCCCCCGGTAACTTCGGAATCGGCCCATTCTGCCCAAACTCTCTCTCCTCCTTAGGCGAATGCACCTCCATCGGCCTAGATTGCGGCGCCAGCACGCCATGTTGATCCTTTGTGACCGAACAACTTGGATCAGTCAACCCCTTGTCACCTGTACATGTCACCAGCGCATCCCGTAGCGCATCGAGGTCTGTCCAGCCGTTCACAAAATCCCCGTGTAGGCCATAGCCGGTTGGATCGCCCATTGCGTAGACTAGATTATCGTAGTCGGGGTAGGGCTTTGTGTCGAAGAGAAACTCGGCGAAGATGGAAATTATTGCGATTGGGTGGGATGGTGGGCAGACGCCTTGGTTGTAGTGGCCGATTGCGGGGTAGGACATCTATTCTGTCAGTTAATGGTTTATGATATTCAGTTTGTGGGACGTACATGGCTATGGTGGTCATGGGTGTCAACGTTCTTCCCGTCCCAGCATGATGGGAAGAAGACCTGAGATCGCAAGAGCGAGCACGGCTCTTGGGGAAGGTGTTTCGTTTCATTGGAAGATCCGTCCTCTCTAATGCACATGTGGGATATTGCTTGCTGGGCTGGGTTGGAATCGTTATATGTTCTGGCGCGTGTTAGTATTGTTTTGTCCTCTTCTATTTATGCAGACATATCTCACCGAAGAAAAGGGTTCCCAGCGACCATTCGTAATCCGTCGGGAGGCGCAATCGCAACCTCATTCTGCGTGTCGCAAGCCGTTGCATCCTCGGTATAATTGCACGCTCGGTTCATATAATACAGTTCCTGATCCTGTTAGTCCATTTCATAAAACCCAACACCAAACCCAATTCGGTACATACAATCCCCTCAACATCCACAAGCTCAAATCCACCCTCCGTCTTATGATACAACTCTGGAACCCAATAATTACTCCTATCAATCTCGATACCGCATGTCGTCCCTATAGCCTTTCGGGCTGTATCTTCCGCCATGGTTCGCTGGAAGGCTGTTCCTCCTGCGACCAGGTGTAGATGGTCTGATTCGTTCCCGGGGAACATGATCGGGTCAGACATTTCAATTGTCAGGGGGAGGCAGCTAAAGGATATTTCATCGGCGGGACGACCAGCTAGCGCTGGTGAGCATAATGTGAGTAAAGGGCCGATGTAGTTGAATGTGGTCCGCATGTTGAATCAAATCTTTCCGGTGACAGAAGGACGATACAATGGCGACAAAATCTTGGGAGCAGATAAACAAAGTAGAATAAAATATTGGACCACCGATTATTAAATGTCCGCTTGTTTGGGCTACCTTCCGATTTGGACGAAAACAAACATTCCGATCTCCCGCCATGCATACCAAGTGGCACGACCGTGTTTGGATTGCGTCTATTGTCCGGGCTTGTTTATGAATGGTTTACTAGTCTTTTGAGTTGTTTCAGTTGGTATTTTGTTTATTAGAGTTATCCAGGAACCGTTTCCGGGCTGGCGTGGATGGATGAGTGATTAGGGTTAAGGTTGGAATGGTGATCCGTAGTAAATATCAATTGAACTGTAAACATAAGCTGGTTAATATAATATTTTAAGCCAATAAGCGACATCAAAATCATAGCTCATCTCGTAGTAAAATCCATACAGCACACAAACCCTAAAAACCCGCAAGTCAAAGCCAACACGAATGTGCACAACCCACAAGGAATCCATAATAAGGTCAGACCCAGTTCCAAAACCAACCTCACAAAGATTAAAATCAACGAAACCGATGATCACAATACTCCACCCCATCACCCGCAAACCTAGCCTTCGCCCTAACCCCCCTCGCCGACTCCCCAacaccctctccctccctctccacAAACGCAGCCCACTGCATAACCCGCGCATGTGCCGCATTCGCCTCATCAACAGACTTCCAAGCCGTCTGCGCCATCTCGTTCGCGTCCCGTATCTCCTTGCGAGTCTGCACGGCGCTGTCGTGGATCTTGTCAGATTTGGCGCGGGCCTTTTGAGCAGCTTTGTTGGCTTTCCGGGCATCTTTGCAAGCGCGTCTGGCGTTCTTCTTTGCGCGTGCGACTTTGTATTTTAGGTTCGATTTGGATTGCTCTGGGGTCATGTGGAGGGGATTGCGGATTGTGAAGCTGCCCATGTTGCTTTGTTTTGGTTAGATGAGGGGTGTCTTTTATAGAGGGGATAGGGTCCTTACATGATGAACTCGGGCTTTCGGATAAAAGAGCGGTAGTCTACGGTCTCGCTCTCGTAGCAATTGCAGTCCGCGTTCACttggtttttgtttttgattTGCTTGCGGGTGGCTACTTGTGTCGAAGTAGCACGCATTTTTTCGGGCATTTGGGCTGTCTTCATGGCTGTTTGTTGAGCGTACATCGCATCCAGGACGGGGTTGTTCTGTATTTGGACTTGCTCGAGGATGGTGGTCATTGTGGCTGCTGCGTGAATATCTGAGTAGGGCAGACCAGGGAATGAGACGAAGGGCTTCACCGAGCACGAGGAATGGCAGTGGTTGAGGTAGAGCACGAAGAAAAGATTTCGCACGATATAGGGCTGGTTTACTTTGGTGATCTCATTATCCATCATGTACATTGTTCCGTATTGGTTGCCACGGGATGATAGGCACTAGCTTCTACCAAGGTTATCTGATAGTCAATTCATTTCTGATAATGTACAGAATGTCTATAGAATATACAGGTCAGCCAAGACTCTAAAATACAATAAAACGCCGTCCCATTCGCCGCCAACAATGAAAGAAGACTTGAAATGCAATTATTCCACTGGAGGCCAATCCGGCGCAGGATAACTGAGGATCTTGCAAATATCCTACAAATCATGACAAGTTAGCACGGACCTTCGATCCATGGTACAACACGTGCACATACCCTTCGTCTCCGCCGAAAGTCATCATAAAGATGCCTCCAAATCTGTCTATCCCGACATCCGCTCTCTTGAGGTGTGCCAGGGTTGTTCTTGCACTTCGGCAACATTTCCGGAAGAAGgttctgcggccacatgacCCAGGGTTTGGGCAGGGGCCAATCAGAAAAGTGTACCAGTTTGGCTTCAGCCAGAACTTTGTCAGGGTTCCATTCTTCCTGCGCATCTCCAAGGAAGTGCTTGTGATCGTTGGCACGAAATTCGCCGGTGAGAAGGGCGTACTGGCGATGGGGGAGCACCATGGCTGAATCGCCATAGCGGTTGTTCAGTAGTTCCATATCATACAGGTGTGTATCGTTGGTCTCAATCTGACCAAACATAGCCGCCTTGGACGTCTCCATGAGAGCGTTGAATTCGCGGTATGACGGTTCGATCACGATCAACAAGGACGACAATTGTCTGCTCTCGGGTAACAGCCAATGCGCCCGGGGCATGGCGACAGTGGTAGGAGGTAGAAAGAACAATTCATCCATGTTCTGCAGAACGGTGATGTCGGAATCAAGATGGATCAACCGTTTGTATTCTGTTTCGCCGAACGCGAGCAACTTGGAGATGCTCTTGTCCCATGATTCGCCAGATCCTGTACCCAAAACCTATCAGTCTTCTCGTCCTATCTCGTTGTTCCATATCAGCCTACCTGATCCCTCCTTGACCAAATCCATATCAATCGGCACCAATTGCACCCTATACTTGtccctagccagcaccagcaactGACTATCTCTATCATTACTATCCGCAATCTCCGTATCCCAATTCTCCGGATAAAACAGCACACGATCCGCACGGCTCCCCAGACGCTGCAGGGCCTCGAAAACCATCACAGCGTTACAAAGGTATGCACTAGACGTCGCATATTGGCTATAAGCGTAGCGGGACCAATCGACCAGGTCGTATTGAATATGAGGTAGCGGCGGCCGCTTCGGTTGCTCGCGTCTGTAGTAGAGGATTAGGACGAGAAAAATAGCGAGAACAACCCAGGTTCGAATGCGTCGCAGTTGCCGTTTCACGACCGCCAGGAGCGGTTCTTCGGGGAGGTCGAAGAAGTCGGGCTCGTCTTCGGAGGATGTAGAGCTCCTGCGGAGTGGGAAGGCGGATGTTCGCTTCATTCTGGTAGTTGTAGGGGGTTGAATGTGAGTGCCATCGCTTCAATTCGAATGATGGCACTGTCTGGGGGCACTTTCGTTATCGACACGCGTTGATGTCGCCGCTGACGATCCGCGGCCGTGGGCTACGGCAATCTATAGCGGCCAAATTGCCATAATCAACCACCTTTGATCAACCATAACTGCAGTTATAGGTAGATTATATGTATTATTAATTATTTCATGCAAAAATGCGACTGATGAAAATGTCTTGGGAAATATTAGGTTGTACAATATTAATGTACCACTACTCCACACTATGATCCTGAGCATATCAGCCATACTCCGGGGTACACCCAATTGATCAATATGTAATTATGCATATGCCCCGCCAATTGCTTAATCGTTATTGTGATTGAATTCTTGATCGATTGTTTGATTGGTGAAGTATACAGAATATGCCCGAGGTGTGCAGAGAGCGGCCGCATATCAGAATGCCTTGTTAACCAGGCATTCATTTCTTTCAAACGCTCAATAGAACGATTGATCAACTGCTCTGTATGGAGTATAACTGCCACTAATAGACGCACTAGAAGCCGCATAAGCCCATAAGGCTAGTATGATTGCTTTATGATTTGATAATTGCAATATTTAGCGCGGCGTAGGGCTCAGCTGCACATTCTCGACTGAGAATCAAGGCCAGGAATGAGGAGGTCGTCGTTAGAGACCAGACTCAGGAAATACTGGGCACGGTTCTCCGGTTTTCCGAGGTCATATCTGCTGCTATCAAGGCGGAGCCTCATGCTGCTCTTGCATGGGGTGGGGTCGCGGCCATTCTTCCAGTAGGTAAATGGGCCAATGCTATGTCAGAGGGGTAATTTTCAGGTCGTGTCCACAGCGTTGTCCCAGACAGATGACGCTACCAAGGGATTGGACTATATCTCTAAGTTACTTGTGCGGTTTCGAGTGATAGAGGTGACTTACGATCTTTCTGAGCATCCAGACTCCAGGTATACTGTTTCCAAGAAGCTCTGTGAGCTGCATGAGCAACTTAGAGAGGAATTCATTAGCCTGTATGCTGAGATTATCGGATACCAATTCTATCTTTCGAAACATTATACGCACAACCAATTCTCTCGTCTATTTAGGAACGCGGTCATTCCTGACGACTGGAAAGATATGGCCTCATCTATCGAACAAAGATTAATCGACGGCATCTTGGCAACGCTGCACCAAAGTCCCAGTACAGTCATCAGCAGTCAAGTATCCAGTGTAAGCCAGAATGTGGGACAAATGCTGGCTGGTATGGGAAAATTGCGGACGGACCTCGATGTAAGTCAAATCACGTCAatggtgttgatgttgattCTGATAAGTCTGCAAGAACTATCTCAGTACGAGCACATAATGTGGCTTCCCCGCGTGGAATACGCGGTCTTTAATGAGTACAGAAAGGACGCGCCCCCTCCTGCTCATTGCTGCAAAGATAGACGAGAAAACAccctggatcaaattgaaaAATGGAGAGAAGGCTATGATGAGCACTGCATCTTCTGGCTCAGCAGGATGGCAGGGACTGGGAAGCCCACTATTGCACGAACTGTCGCTAATATGTTCTACCAAAAGAACCGCCTTGGAGCCAACTTCCTCTTTTCAAGAGGCAAGGGCATAGAGCCGAGGCCGACGACTTCTTTTCCGTTCTTTCCCTTGGCTTGGCGTCAATGATCTCCGAATTTGCGGCATTTCTGGATCAAAGACTTCCCAAGTATAGCCTGATCACCGAGCGATCATTGTTTGAGTAGTGGCAGTGTCTAATCATCGATCCGCTAAGCCAGCTCGGTACTAAACTACTAAGCCCACTCACTCTGGTCATTGTAGTTGACGCTCTTGATGAGTGCAGGAGATCAAACTATGTTCCTGATATTATAACGCTTCTTGCTCAGGCGAAGAATGTGGAAATGATCCGGCTGCGCATTTTCGTCACGAGCCGCCGTGAGTATATTGTGAATAGGTTCAAGCAAATTCCGACTGTCATTTGCTCGGAGCTTGTCCTTGACTCCACAGTAGATGGAAGCACAGAGCGCGACATTTCAACCTACTTGGAAAGCGAATTAACAAAGATCGCAGAGGACAAGAATATGGGAATCTGGCCAGGAGAGAACAACAAAAAAACCCGAGAGCAGCTAAGTGGGCGCCTGTTCATTGCAGCTGCTACCGCATGTCGTTTTCGCGAGATACTAGTGTCCCGAATAGGAAACTGAGATTACTACTAGCTTCCAGCAACAGTGCCAGAGGCTGTACCCGAGCTCTGGATGAGATGTACCTCTTTGTGCTGCGACAAGCAATTCTGGAAAGCCGAGATAAGAGATGATAATTTTGCATTCTCGCCAGACAGCACAAAACTGATAGTATGGCCAATACGACCATTGAATCGTGCTGTTGTCGAAGTGTGGAGCCTGGTTGCAAGAAAGCAGGAACAATCATTCCTTGCGAGGATCGGTGGCCATCTCACCTGATGGGAACAAAGCATCTTCCAAAACGCCCTGGAacttttcttctccaataGGAATATTGTGCCTCAATCGGTGGCAGATAGGACATAGTCTCGAACGTACTAAGAAAGTAATTCACGGCCTATCGATTTCACA is from Aspergillus chevalieri M1 DNA, chromosome 8, nearly complete sequence and encodes:
- a CDS encoding DUF1996 domain-containing protein (COG:S;~EggNog:ENOG410PWSJ;~InterPro:IPR018535;~PFAM:PF09362) produces the protein MFPGNESDHLHLVAGGTAFQRTMAEDTARKAIGTTCGIEIDRSNYWVPELYHKTEGGFELVDVEGIELYYMNRACNYTEDATACDTQNEVAIAPPDGLRMVAGNPFLRTYNDSNPAQQAISHMCIREDGSSNETKHLPQEPCSLLRSQVFFPSCWDGKNVDTHDHHSHMSYPAIGHYNQGVCPPSHPIAIISIFAEFLFDTKPYPDYDNLVYAMGDPTGYGLHGDFVNGWTDLDALRDALVTCTGDKGLTDPSCSVTKDQHGVLAPQSRPMEVHSPKEEREFGQNGPIPKLPGDNPVTGPGDEEEVGGKEGGEKDGKERGKNDGKEDNEQDESENGGSKPKPKPNPAPGDEGSGKGCWFCGWGGLK
- the GNT1 gene encoding N-acetylglucosaminyltransferase (CAZy:GT8;~COG:S;~EggNog:ENOG410QEFX;~InterPro:IPR029044,IPR030518;~TransMembrane:1 (i41-57o);~go_component: GO:0005794 - Golgi apparatus [Evidence IEA];~go_function: GO:0008375 - acetylglucosaminyltransferase activity [Evidence IEA];~go_process: GO:0006487 - protein N-linked glycosylation [Evidence IEA]), yielding MKRTSAFPLRRSSTSSEDEPDFFDLPEEPLLAVVKRQLRRIRTWVVLAIFLVLILYYRREQPKRPPLPHIQYDLVDWSRYAYSQYATSSAYLCNAVMVFEALQRLGSRADRVLFYPENWDTEIADSNDRDSQLLVLARDKYRVQLVPIDMDLVKEGSGSGESWDKSISKLLAFGETEYKRLIHLDSDITVLQNMDELFFLPPTTVAMPRAHWLLPESRQLSSLLIVIEPSYREFNALMETSKAAMFGQIETNDTHLYDMELLNNRYGDSAMVLPHRQYALLTGEFRANDHKHFLGDAQEEWNPDKVLAEAKLVHFSDWPLPKPWVMWPQNLLPEMLPKCKNNPGTPQESGCRDRQIWRHLYDDFRRRRRDICKILSYPAPDWPPVE
- a CDS encoding uncharacterized protein (COG:S;~EggNog:ENOG410Q2TG), giving the protein MTLGISQKSFPVLLLSYIGPQHGRLFCASLNEKQLVIRQSRIYSFETQAVAPLDFFSRVLLSRPALNGNAHECGGHGKAQKKRGAQDDIELRRHKTRKVTQQAGNGNWY